The following proteins are encoded in a genomic region of Brachypodium distachyon strain Bd21 chromosome 1, Brachypodium_distachyon_v3.0, whole genome shotgun sequence:
- the LOC100843698 gene encoding uncharacterized protein LOC100843698 isoform X1 → MPPKELPGFYYDAEKNRYFPITGPIPGAAKRRRPPSPPPPPLADPPLTRRRKRVTQSELLRAREMYGGGVMFSSGNSKCTFRQQCQHAQASQPLGWSYQGTSSMADKAVEELRTVVQTPSGLRESKVLVTGSINGTVRLFGLGTALQNFEDEVEYLSELAWTPLRKLKVAMKSGLANIWSPETAFSNFSSSITCIKKFGHKFRDAATTYSSVGRALVATLGSRGSGGSLYMIDLSLTTDLAMVSLNAYGKIERLGSYNRTVWTADCSSDGTQVALGANNGAALLNLEKRSLSWMYHCKSDVLSQQFMHSGNVVLCGLRNGSIVAIDVRQRHRNFPTGLASPGTARRTVPMLPATHQADKAKSTRAISMSSAVCSLVALSSDENYFLGSSMDGSIKLFDLRLIQKGAVQSYVGHVNSHTHLPLAVDPSETLLMSGGEDSTVRIWSIKTGEQVFEKRVADTLFTALCWPESGLDVDRSSLFDLRHSWGAWMGSRDGLYYMHGT, encoded by the exons ATGCCGCCCAAAG AGCTGCCGGGGTTCTACTACGACGCGGAGAAGAACCGCTACTTCCCCATCACGGGCCCCATCCCCGGCGCCGCCaagcgccgccgtcctccttcccccccgccgccgccgcttgccgACCCTCCGTTAACCAGGCGCAGGAAGAGGGTCACGCAGTCGGAGCTGCTCCGTGCCAGGGAGAtgtacggcggcggcgtgatgTTCTCCTCCGGGAACAGCAAGTGCACCTTCAGGCAGCAATGCCAGCACGCGCAGGCATCCCAGCCCTTG GGTTGGAGTTATCAAGGCACGAGCTCCATGGCTGATAAGGCGGTAGAGGAACTGCGCACCGTGGTTCAGACGCCGAGCGGGCTGCGAGAGTCCAAGGTGTTAGTAACCGGCAGCATCAATGGTACTGTCAG ATTATTCGGATTAGGGACTGCTCTGCAGAACTTTGAGGACGAGGTGGAGTATTTATCTGAGCTTGCTTGGACTCCCTTGCGAAAGCTGAAAGTAGCAATGAAGTCTGGACTTGCAAATATCTGGTCACCTGAAACAGCCTTCTCAAACTTCTCATCCAGTATAACTTGCATCAAAAAGTTTGGGCACAAATTCCGTGATGCAGCCACCACCTATTCGTCAGTTGGGCGAGCATT GGTGGCTACTCTTGGATCCAGAGGATCCGGTGGTTCTCTTTATATGATAGATCTGTCACTTACTACTGACCTGGCAATGGTCTCACTGAATGCCTATGGAAAAATTGAACGGCTTGGTTCATATAACCGTACAGTGTGGACCGCTGATTGTAGTTCGGATGGCACACAAGTAGCTCTAG GTGCAAACAATGGTGCTGCATTGCTTAATTTGGAAAAAAGATCATTATCATGGATGTATCACTGTAAAAGTGACGTTCTTTCCCAGCAATTTATGCACTCG GGAAATGTTGTGCTATGTGGCCTACGTAACGGGAGCATAGTCGCTATCGATGTGCGGCAAAGGCACCGTAATTTCCCTACTGGTCTAGCTTCACCTGGCACTGCTAGGAGGACAGTTCCCATGCTGCCTGCGACGCACCAG GCTGATAAGGCTAAATCTACAAGAGCTATTTCTATGTCTTCAGCAGTTTGCAG CTTGGTTGCTCTGTCATCAGATGAAAACTACTTCTTAGGGAGCTCCATGGATGGATCG ATCAAGCTATTTGATCTCCGTCTCATTCAGAAGGGGGCTGTCCAATCTTATGTGGGCCATGTGAATTCACACACTCATTTACCGCTCGCTGTTGATCCATCTGAAACCCTACTTATGTCAG GAGGGGAGGACTCTACAGTTCGTATTTGGAGCATCAAGACAGGCGAGCAAGTATTCGAAAAGAGAGTGGCTGACACTCTCTTCACCGCACTTTGCTGGCCAGAAAGTGGCCTTGACGTTGATCGTTCTTCATTATTTGATCTACGACACAGCTGGGGGGCTTGGATGGGATCGCGTGATGGCCTGTACTACATGCATGGTACATAA
- the LOC100827437 gene encoding probable WRKY transcription factor 57 has product MIKRPRGPKISEAASCNLVGAEEALAANKVEGAMAGAGGGEWPFSGDEDSSALLAELGWAASFVVDDCTLQLPPLELHPPPPDEGGGAAASSSSIDDGAATPEPTAGADGKPATGATEAASKPAPAPGRKGQNNGNKRARQPRFAFMTKTEIDHLEDGYRWRKYGQKAVKNSPFPRSYYRCTNSKCTVKKRVERSSNDPSIVITTYEGQHCHHTVTFPRHHFSPHHGHHLLYNDEHPLPPMHGCSSSSSSLFCRPSPSSSSSSLLQQLHCNRQELQAAASYTTASSTVPAVDKGLLDDMVPPGMRHG; this is encoded by the exons ATGATAAAAAGGCCACGGGGCCCCAAGATATCAGAAGCTGCTTCATGCAATTTGGTCGGAGCAGAGGAAGCTCTAGCTGCCAATAAAGTAGAAGGAGCCATGGCCGGTGCCGGGGGAGGCGAGTGGcccttctccggcgacgaggactCCTCGGCGCTGCTAGCCGAGCTGGGCTGGGCGGCCAGCTTCGTCGTCGATGACTGCACGCTACAGCTGCCGCCGCTGGAGctccatccgccgccgccggacgagggcggcggcgccgcagcGTCGTCGAGCTCCATCGACGATGGCGCCGCCACGCCGGAGCCAACCGCTGGCGCCGACGGGAAGCCGGCCACCGGCGCGACAGAGGCAGC GAGCaagccggcaccggcgccggggagGAAGGGTCAGAATAATGGTAATAAGAGGGCACGGCAGCCGCGGTTCGCCTTCATGACCAAGACGGAGATCGACCACCTCGAGGACGGCTACCGCTGGAGGAAGTATGGCCAGAAGGCCGTCAAGAACAGCCCATTTCCAAG GAGCTACTACCGGTGCACGAACAGCAAGTGCACGGTGAAGAAGCGCGTGGAACGCTCCTCCAACGACCCCTCCATCGTCATCACCACCTATGAGGGCCAGCACTGCCACCACACCGTCACCTTCCCCCGCCACCATTTCTCGCCGCACCATGGCCATCACCTCCTCTACAACGACGAgcacccgctgccgccgatgcacgggtgctcgtcgtcgtcgtcctccctCTTCTGCAGGCCGTCGccgtcatcgtcatcgtcatcgctgctgcagcagctgcactGCAACAGGCAGGAGCTGCAAGCGGCGGCAAGCTACACGACGGCGAGTAGTACAGTTCCTGCCGTTGACAAGGGGCTTCTGGACGACATGGTGCCACCGGGGATGAGGCATGGATGA
- the LOC100843698 gene encoding uncharacterized protein LOC100843698 isoform X2 yields MPPKELPGFYYDAEKNRYFPITGPIPGAAKRRRPPSPPPPPLADPPLTRRRKRVTQSELLRAREMYGGGVMFSSGNSKCTFRQQCQHAQASQPLGWSYQGTSSMADKAVEELRTVVQTPSGLRESKVLVTGSINGTVRLFGLGTALQNFEDEVEYLSELAWTPLRKLKVAMKSGLANIWSPETAFSNFSSSITCIKKFGHKFRDAATTYSSVGRALGSGGSLYMIDLSLTTDLAMVSLNAYGKIERLGSYNRTVWTADCSSDGTQVALGANNGAALLNLEKRSLSWMYHCKSDVLSQQFMHSGNVVLCGLRNGSIVAIDVRQRHRNFPTGLASPGTARRTVPMLPATHQADKAKSTRAISMSSAVCSLVALSSDENYFLGSSMDGSIKLFDLRLIQKGAVQSYVGHVNSHTHLPLAVDPSETLLMSGGEDSTVRIWSIKTGEQVFEKRVADTLFTALCWPESGLDVDRSSLFDLRHSWGAWMGSRDGLYYMHGT; encoded by the exons ATGCCGCCCAAAG AGCTGCCGGGGTTCTACTACGACGCGGAGAAGAACCGCTACTTCCCCATCACGGGCCCCATCCCCGGCGCCGCCaagcgccgccgtcctccttcccccccgccgccgccgcttgccgACCCTCCGTTAACCAGGCGCAGGAAGAGGGTCACGCAGTCGGAGCTGCTCCGTGCCAGGGAGAtgtacggcggcggcgtgatgTTCTCCTCCGGGAACAGCAAGTGCACCTTCAGGCAGCAATGCCAGCACGCGCAGGCATCCCAGCCCTTG GGTTGGAGTTATCAAGGCACGAGCTCCATGGCTGATAAGGCGGTAGAGGAACTGCGCACCGTGGTTCAGACGCCGAGCGGGCTGCGAGAGTCCAAGGTGTTAGTAACCGGCAGCATCAATGGTACTGTCAG ATTATTCGGATTAGGGACTGCTCTGCAGAACTTTGAGGACGAGGTGGAGTATTTATCTGAGCTTGCTTGGACTCCCTTGCGAAAGCTGAAAGTAGCAATGAAGTCTGGACTTGCAAATATCTGGTCACCTGAAACAGCCTTCTCAAACTTCTCATCCAGTATAACTTGCATCAAAAAGTTTGGGCACAAATTCCGTGATGCAGCCACCACCTATTCGTCAGTTGGGCGAGCATT AGGATCCGGTGGTTCTCTTTATATGATAGATCTGTCACTTACTACTGACCTGGCAATGGTCTCACTGAATGCCTATGGAAAAATTGAACGGCTTGGTTCATATAACCGTACAGTGTGGACCGCTGATTGTAGTTCGGATGGCACACAAGTAGCTCTAG GTGCAAACAATGGTGCTGCATTGCTTAATTTGGAAAAAAGATCATTATCATGGATGTATCACTGTAAAAGTGACGTTCTTTCCCAGCAATTTATGCACTCG GGAAATGTTGTGCTATGTGGCCTACGTAACGGGAGCATAGTCGCTATCGATGTGCGGCAAAGGCACCGTAATTTCCCTACTGGTCTAGCTTCACCTGGCACTGCTAGGAGGACAGTTCCCATGCTGCCTGCGACGCACCAG GCTGATAAGGCTAAATCTACAAGAGCTATTTCTATGTCTTCAGCAGTTTGCAG CTTGGTTGCTCTGTCATCAGATGAAAACTACTTCTTAGGGAGCTCCATGGATGGATCG ATCAAGCTATTTGATCTCCGTCTCATTCAGAAGGGGGCTGTCCAATCTTATGTGGGCCATGTGAATTCACACACTCATTTACCGCTCGCTGTTGATCCATCTGAAACCCTACTTATGTCAG GAGGGGAGGACTCTACAGTTCGTATTTGGAGCATCAAGACAGGCGAGCAAGTATTCGAAAAGAGAGTGGCTGACACTCTCTTCACCGCACTTTGCTGGCCAGAAAGTGGCCTTGACGTTGATCGTTCTTCATTATTTGATCTACGACACAGCTGGGGGGCTTGGATGGGATCGCGTGATGGCCTGTACTACATGCATGGTACATAA